The bacterium sequence GAGGCCTCCACCCTGCGGCCCGAGGCCGTCCGGGGGCTCGACCTTCTGGTGGTGCGCGAGGGGGTGGGCGGCATTTACTTCGGCAAGCCCCGCGGGATTGATAACATCGGGAACGGCAACGAGCGGGCGGTGGACACCATGGTGTACACGACGCCCGAGATTCAGCGAATCGTGCGGATGGGCTTCGAGATGGCCAGGGTGCGGAGGGGCAAGCTCTGCTCGGTGGACAAGGAAAACGTCCTCGACAACAGCCGTCTCTGGCGGCGGGTGGCGACGGGCGTCGGGAAGGAGTATCCCGATGTCGAGCTCTCCCACATGTACGTGGACAACGCGGCGATGCAGCTCATCCGCAATCCGCTGCAGTTCGACGTGATCGTGACCGGCAACATGTTCGGAGACATCCTGAGCGATGCCGCCTCGATGCTGACCGGCTCGATTGGGATGCTCGCCTCAGCCAATCTCAACGAGTCCGGCTTCGGGCTCTACGAGCCGGTGCACGGCACCGCGCCCGACATCGAGGGGCAGGATGTGGCGAACCCCATCGCCGCCATCATGTCCGCCGCCATGCTCTGCCGCTATTCGCTCAAGCGGGCCGACGCGGCCGAGGCGATCGAGAGCGCCGTGGCCCAAGTGCTTGAGGAAGGCTACCGCACGGCCGATATCTATACGGACGGGATGAAGAAAGTGGGCTGCGCCGAGATGGGCGGCCGGGTGAAGGAACTCCTCGGAGGGAAGTGATGGGCGGCATGCGCGTCGCCGTGGCCGGTGCGACCGGCGCGGTGGGCCGGGAGATGCTGAAGATACTCGCCGAGCGGAAGTTTCCGGCGAGCGAGGTGGTGGCGCTCGCGAGCGAGCGGAGCGTCGGCAAGAAGGTCCCCTACGCCGGGGGCGAGCTCGAGGTGCGCCTTCTGGCGCCGGATGCCTTCGAGGGGGTGCAGCTCGCGCTGTTTTCCGCGGGCGGGGCGTGTTCGCTTGAGTTCGCTCCCGCTGCGGTGAAGGCGGGCGCGGTCGTCGTGGACAACTCGAGCGCCTTCCGCATGGACCCCGAGGTACCGCTCGTCGTCCCCGAAGTAAACCCCGATGCGGCGGCTGCGCACCGGGGGATCATCGCCAACCCGAACTGCTCGACGATCCAGATGGTGGTGGCGCTCAAGCCGCTGCACGATTCCGCCCGCATCCGCCGGATTGTCGTCAGCACCTACCAGGCGGTCAGCGGGGCGGGCCAGAGCGCGATCGAGGAGCTGCGCGATCAGGTCGAAAAGGGAAGCGAGAGCGTCCCCCAGGTTTTCCCGCATCCCATTGCCTTCAACTGCCTGCCGCAGATTGATGTCTTTCTCGATGGCGGCGCGACGAAGGAAGAGCAGAAGATGGTGGACGAGACGCGCAAGATACTCGGTGCGCCCGATCTTCCGGTCAGCGCGACCTGCGTGCGGGTTCCGGTCTACAATGCGCACTCCGAATCGGTGAACGTGGAATTCGAGCGCGACATCTCTCCCGAGGAGGCCCGTGATCTTCTGGCCGCCGCCCCGGGAGTCGAGGTGGTGGACAACCCGGAGCAGGGCGCCTACCCGATGCCGATCCGCGCCGACGGGGCGGACCCGGTTTTCGTCGGGCGCATCCGGCGCGATCCCTCGCGGGAAAATACGCTGAACCTGTGGGTGGTGGCGGACAACCTTCGGAAAGGGGCCGCCCTGAACGCCATCCAGATTGCGGAGCTTCTGCTCGCCCGGGGGCTGTTGAAGGCCGCAACAGAGACGAGGGGATCGATTTGAGCCAGGCAGAGATCGGCGTTATCGGCGGAAGCGGCCTCTACGCCATGAAATCGCTGGAGGATGTGGAGGAGGTTGCGCTCGAAACCCCCTTCGGGCGCCCATCGGCTCCCTATGTGATCGGCACCTTGTCGGGGAAGCGGGTCGCTTTTCTCCCCCGGCACGGAAGGGGCCACGTCTTTCTTCCGGGCGATATTCCCTTCCGGGCGAACATTCACGGCTTCAAGCAGCTCGGGTGCGAATGGATCATCTCGGTGAGCGCCGTCGGCAGCCTGCGCGAGGAGATCGTGCCGGGCCATCTGGTGATCCCCGATCAGTTCATCGATTTGACGAAGACCCGCGCGAGCACCTTCTTCGGCGACGGGCTCGTCGCGCATGTCTCGATGGCCGATCCGGTGTGCGCCCGGCTCAGCGGGATTCTCTTCGAAGCCGCCCGGGAAGCGGGCGCGACGGTGCACGCGGGCGGTACCTACGTCTGCATGGAGGGGCCGCAGTTCAGCACCCGGGCCGAGAGCTTCCGCTACCGCGACTGGAAGGCCTCGGTCATCGGCATGACGAACATGCCCGAGGCGAAGCTTGCCCGCGAGGCGGAGTTCAGCTACGCGACGCTGGCCCTCGCCACCGACTACGACTGCTGGCACGAG is a genomic window containing:
- a CDS encoding 3-isopropylmalate dehydrogenase — encoded protein: EASTLRPEAVRGLDLLVVREGVGGIYFGKPRGIDNIGNGNERAVDTMVYTTPEIQRIVRMGFEMARVRRGKLCSVDKENVLDNSRLWRRVATGVGKEYPDVELSHMYVDNAAMQLIRNPLQFDVIVTGNMFGDILSDAASMLTGSIGMLASANLNESGFGLYEPVHGTAPDIEGQDVANPIAAIMSAAMLCRYSLKRADAAEAIESAVAQVLEEGYRTADIYTDGMKKVGCAEMGGRVKELLGGK
- a CDS encoding aspartate-semialdehyde dehydrogenase, coding for MGGMRVAVAGATGAVGREMLKILAERKFPASEVVALASERSVGKKVPYAGGELEVRLLAPDAFEGVQLALFSAGGACSLEFAPAAVKAGAVVVDNSSAFRMDPEVPLVVPEVNPDAAAAHRGIIANPNCSTIQMVVALKPLHDSARIRRIVVSTYQAVSGAGQSAIEELRDQVEKGSESVPQVFPHPIAFNCLPQIDVFLDGGATKEEQKMVDETRKILGAPDLPVSATCVRVPVYNAHSESVNVEFERDISPEEARDLLAAAPGVEVVDNPEQGAYPMPIRADGADPVFVGRIRRDPSRENTLNLWVVADNLRKGAALNAIQIAELLLARGLLKAATETRGSI
- the mtnP gene encoding S-methyl-5'-thioadenosine phosphorylase; the protein is MSQAEIGVIGGSGLYAMKSLEDVEEVALETPFGRPSAPYVIGTLSGKRVAFLPRHGRGHVFLPGDIPFRANIHGFKQLGCEWIISVSAVGSLREEIVPGHLVIPDQFIDLTKTRASTFFGDGLVAHVSMADPVCARLSGILFEAAREAGATVHAGGTYVCMEGPQFSTRAESFRYRDWKASVIGMTNMPEAKLAREAEFSYATLALATDYDCWHEEEEAANVEAIIALLHRNVELAQRVITGAVSRIEGKSPFAGSLAGAIITDPKAIPKETRERLKLLTGRYLS